From the Meleagris gallopavo isolate NT-WF06-2002-E0010 breed Aviagen turkey brand Nicholas breeding stock chromosome 17, Turkey_5.1, whole genome shotgun sequence genome, one window contains:
- the GATC gene encoding glutamyl-tRNA(Gln) amidotransferase subunit C, mitochondrial has translation MAAARPLRHRSDALPARVDDVTNRFRWRAMRALGLCRWLLGGTVRALGPGAATASSAPSPQDGVTVEVLDHLERLALVDFRDAEGVERLREAVRFAERLREVNTEGVEPMDSVLEDRCLYLREDDVTEGSCTAELLKNAREKVEEYFVAPPGNIPLPELEERDTFLKGS, from the exons ATGGCGGCGGCACGGCCCCTCCGCCACCGCTCCGACGCACTTCCGGCGCGTGTCGATGACGTCACGAACCGCTTCCGGTGGCGCGCGATGCGGGCGCTGGGCTTGTGCCGGTGGCTGCTGGGCGGGACGGTGCGAGCCCTCGGACCCGGGGCGGCCACAGCGAGCTCCGCGCCGTCACCGCAG GACGGCGTCACGGTGGAGGTTCTCGACCACCTGGAGCGCCTGGCCCTGGTGGACTTCCGCGATGCCGAGGGCGTGGAGCGGCTGCGGGAGGCGGTGCGGTTCGCCGAGCGGCTGCGGGAGGTGAACACGGAGGGCGTGGAGCCGATGGACTCGGTGCTGGAGGACAG GTGTCTGTATCTCCGGGAAGATGACGTTACGGAGGGCAGCTGCAcggcagagctgctgaaaaaCGCCAGAGAGAAAGTAGAGGAGTATTTCGTAGCCCCACCAG gtaacatCCCTTTACCAGAGCTGGAAGAACGAGATACTTTCCTGAAGGGTTCATAG
- the TRIAP1 gene encoding TP53-regulated inhibitor of apoptosis 1 gives MNSVGEACTELKREYDQCFNRWFAEKFLKGENDGDPCGQLFKRYQLCVQKAIKEKDIPIEGLEFMGPSKGKAENSS, from the exons ATGAACAGCGTGGGGGAGGCGTGCACCGAGCTGAAGCGCGAGTACGACCAGTGCTTCAACCGCTGGTTCGCCGAGAAGTTCCTCAAGGGCGAGAACGACGGCGACCCCTGCGGGCAGCTGTTCAAGCGCTACCAGCTCTGCGTGCAG AAAGCGATCAAGGAGAAGGACATACCCATCGAAGGGCTGGAGTTCATGGGCCCGAGCAAAGGGAAAGCTGAAAATTCCTCTTGA